Genomic segment of Candidatus Izemoplasmatales bacterium:
GTCGTCCTTATATCGGAACGTCAATGTCGGATAGTCACCACCGATTTCCGCGGACTTGACGGTGGTATACGGATAAATGCTGTTGTAGTAAGGGATTACTGATCGGGAGCCGTTGTTCACCAAGGAAGACCCGGGAACGCTTGGTGCGGTTGTACGATACGCAAGGTTCGAAGCTGTATAATACTGATAAACCGATGTTCTATTCCCTCTGCTGTCGTAACTGTAAACGGTCGAGTATGTTCCGGTTCCCACAACATAATAATCTTCTATCACCAGTTGATTAAGCTCGTCATACTGGTAATAATTCGTCGTTTTCAGCGTCGTTCCTTCGCTATACGAAACTTGAATGATGTTCCCAAGCTCGTCATACAAATAGGAGTATGTATATTCGGTACCCGTGATGTCGATAATGTCATATTCGATCTTTGATACTCTCGTCGTGTTTCCGACGAATGTGAACTTCTGCTGAATCTCAACGCTATCAATCAAGAGTGAGATGTAACTTAGTCGATATAATCCCTCTACCTCGTAATGATAATTTTTCAAAATATCATTTCCGGATATCGTGTCATACTCCGTATTATCATACAGAGACGAAATCTGGGTGCAGACATCCTCTTCATCATATAGGAAACATTCGTTGTAGCGATAATTCGTTGTGCTTTCGGTATCGTTGATGTCAAAATGAAGGGACGTAAGATTCCCTTGATCATCATAAATGTAGTCTGTATCATTTCCAGATTCGTCGGTCACATGAACAAGTTGATTGGATGAATTATACGTATAATACTCGCTGCCGGCAATCACACCGTTTCGATAGACCGAATAAACCGCAATCCGACCAAACTGATCATACTCATACCCAAACCGCGTCACAAAGTTGGTTGGTGATGTCGAGTTGGCAAATTGAATTTGCGATATTTGATTTAGGTCGTTGTAGATAAGTTTGATGATATCGCCATTGCCGTATGTTTGCGTTGACATCAATCCTGAATAATATGTGCCATCCATTTCGTAAGTATATGTCATCAACGGCTGAGTATTGACATATACCGTTTCCATTCGCCCTTGTGAATCGTAAGTGATGTGATATGAGAAGTTGGTGTCAAGGATGATGTAAGACAAACGATCTGATGTATCGTAAATATACTCAACCTTTGCATCAGTTGATGATTCTGGATCGGTGTACTCGCCAACTGAACGCACTTCGCTTAACGTACCGTCATTATTATAAATGTAATGAGTGTCCTGTCCTTTTGCATTTTCGATAGCTGTGAGTAATCCGGTTAGGTAATCATTGGTATACTCTGTCGTCTTTCCGAATTCATCTGTTGTCGATCCAACATATTGAGATAGATGAACGAATGCAGTTGACGTCGTAAAATAATCGTCCTCATCGCCCACCCGCATTGAAGATACTTGTCCGTAGCTGTTGTACGTTGGAGTAGAACTGACGTTGTTATATCCGACTTGATCTACAACATTGTCATTATCTGAGGATACTTCCACGATCGTTCCGTCAGGCATCGTAATTTGCTCTGGATTTTTTCGGAAATGCAGCGTATCATCGTAAGAGTATTCGGTGACATCGCCCGTTGAGGTTATGATTCGTTCAATTTGACCTTGGCTATTATACTCGTAGTTTGTTGAGTCGCTTTCGAGGAAAATTTGTGCACCGTCAAAATTAACCTGCCCTTCGCCTTGATACTCGATGAACAGATTCACAAATCTGAAGTACCCCTCTGGAACAGGAATGGTCGCATATGTATACTGCCATCCAATGACGGATGGATCAAAATTCACATAGGATCGTCCAACTAGCAAATCACCAGTTGTTTCCGGGCCGTATTGTCCGACATTCGACATGAAATCGACACGGATGCGAAAGTACCGATAGTTTTGGTCCAGATAGGCGCCTGACGATAATGTCGTCGGAGTCCCGTTTGAATAAGCCCAACCGCCAACGATCATCTCTCCACGTTGGTGGAGATATGTCGTATCCGCATATTGTTGCATGAATGCCGTCGCCCATCTGGCTTCGGTGGCGCTACCGTCTATGATCGCTCCATAATCGCCTAGAATGTCTTCATAGATTCCATCAGTAAATGAACTGATCGGTACTCGATCGACTTGAACAAAGCTCGTGTACCAACCCGCAAAGTTTCCACTCGTATCACCAACCTCGAATGATGGATTATCCAACATATTTGCTCGAGTATCAATAAATCCTTCCACGATTTGGAAATTATCGTAATATGCATGCCCATATGCGTGATTGAATAGCGATATGGTCACAGGCGTGTTCTCGGCTGTCACATAGAACGTAATTCCTATATCCGACCATTCACCATTATTGTCGATGAAGTCGCTCTCTTCTTCGATCGATTGCCAAGTGACGGACGCGTACACCAAGACGTCAGAATCGGTCTCGTTTTTAATGAATCCAATCAGCGAATACGCTCCTATATCCAGCGTTACTGTCTGTTCAAGATGAACGTCATCGGTTGAGTCCCCAACATTGATCTCGCCCGCATAGCCACCCATAAGGGCTTCTTCTTCATCGCGTAGATATTCGGCCTCCACCGAAGCGCCACCTTGGGCGTCGATCATTAATTCCCAATCGCAGCCATCGGATAATGTATTGTATTCAAATCCTGAATTTATGATTGGATTGTAATTCGTGAGTTGAGGATTCGATTTCGAGACTAACTTATGATTGTTTTGGTAGTTAGGCGTGCCATCCGATTGAGTATAGATGCCGTTATATGTCGTGATGTCACTGAAAAGGTTGATGTAGTGGAAAAACTGCGTATTGCTATTGCTATCGATGATGTTGACTGTGTGCCCATAATCATCGAATTTGTAAATGACATAATCATCCGGGTCTTCGCTACCAGAATCCCTTGTGATGGTTGTTATCTTCTGTGCATAGGTGTATGTGACGAGTCCAAAAGCGCTCGTGTCGTAAGCCGATGAAATCGTCGCCACTTTATGAGTAGCGGAGAACGAATATACGATATGTTCTTCTGAAGGAATTAACGCCCCTGTCAGTCTGTATGAGGTATCATAAACATAATTCACCTCATCATAGGTCGTCATGGTTTCACTCGAAAGATAGTTTTTCCTGTATTGCACGACGTTCGGAGCGAATCCGGATATCGAATCGTTGTCAAAGTACAATACTGTTTCGAGATCTCTCAATGATCCATTCGTCTGCTTCACTTTCAATGTTGCACTTTCCAAAACACCTGCTACCGAATATGTTATGACGATTTGGTTCCCAGATTGATCTGTAATCTGCGTTACTTTATCTAGGGCGGATGAATTTCGAGCTATTGTCAATGATAGACTTGTAGCGGGATCCAAAATGCTATCAAGATAATAATCTGTTCCGAAGTTATATTTAACTTGATCATCAGTCAAAATATACTGGTTACCAAAGTATCCGTAAGCATATGCTCTTACAAGCACATTCCCTGAGCCGTCTTCCGCCAAATAACAATAATCCACCTCGGGTAAGGCGGGATTGATTCGTTCATCGCAACTTGACTGAGCGTGATAATAGACCTTGTTCCCAGTGTAGTCTGTCAAATAGTAGAGCGCAAGAGTACTGTCATATCCTAGTTTATTGTTATAGTTGATATTCCATCCCTTTCCATAACCCACATCAGTAGTTCTCGCGAGAATATTGTATGCGAATGAAAGAGAGAGAGATTGCTTGTCGGTGCCGAATGCAATATCGTCCCGAACATAAGTCAAATAACCGGTTCTGTCCGAAACGTACCCAGTTCCTGCGAGTCCGACATCTTGAGAACTATATGTCCAAAAGTCTTTTAATCCCGCGGGATCTATATATCCGATTTCGACGACGGGTTTTAATCCTGCAACATCATCGTATCCTAGAGAATATACCCGATTGTTCGCGCCGAAATCGTACTTGTCTTTGATTGTGAATCCTTTTGTCGTTGTGGAGCCAGTTGCTTGCCAGGCGATGACAGCGGAAGTAATATCAAATATATACTTGCCATTCGTATCTGTCACATGAAAATCCGTCATACTTGTTGAATGACTAGGTTTTGTGTTCCAAGTAACGGTTGAAGACGTGAAAGTTGTGTTGTTCGCGTATAGACCAATGACTCTTCCGGCGGTATAGTTTGCCGTATCTCTCGACAGGGTAAGGTATGAGTAGGTGATGACTTTATCCATCACGCTTGTCGGTAATATAAAGTATAACAACCCTCTATACTCTGCCGTTGATGTCGTGCCGGAGATCCAAATGTAATCACTCGTCGAATAGTTCGTAGTCGGGTTGGCTTCTGACACATATGTGTCATAAATCGACATCGATTGAACCGCGCTGCTAATTATCGGGTCTATTGTAACAGGATAGACCGCGGTTTTCATCCATTCATCATCTGGAATGATTGTGACGGAATATTCGCCTTTCTTGACTTCTTGTACGACAAGAGCAACTTTGTCGGATGCATTCGATGCGCTATCGTACATCACCAACGGATCAAAATGAAATACTTCCTCACCTTCAGAAGTAACAAACGCATAATTCGTCTCGTCAGTTATAACCAACAAGAGTTTTCCTGTCGTATACGTAAATGATAAAGAGAAATTCGTGATATACCGATCAACGATGATGTTTTCTTTGACTGAGTCACTATTGACAGTATACTGGATGTCAACGCCAACGAATACATCGTCATAAAAAACGCTTCTGGATATCTTCGTCAATTGCTTTATGTCTTCGGACGGTGCTACGTCTGTTGAGATCGTCGATGAGGTCCGTTTTGCTCCCTCGATTTCCCACTCGATATCATAATCGGAGAGTGACAACTTGATTGGTTTGTTCGAATCCAGCTTATTCGGAAAACGAATACCGATTTCGTTAGCGAGGTTAGCGTATGAGTCGCTTTCGACATCGTATATAAGAGTGTTGTCGATATCCTTGTACACGCCGTTGCTCAGATAATGGATCACTTCATCATATATCGCAACGATGTAAGTTCCGTCCTTCTTGATAAATGTCTTTGTATTCGGAGAGCGGAGATCGACGATTTCTGACTTGATATCGACCGCTGAAACATCAAAATCCTCATCCTCAGTAGTCCTGTAGACGACCTTGTCGTCCTCTTCATTCTCAACATCCTGGGTTTGTTCAGTGAAATCATACACATTCCCATACACGCGTTGAACTGGAACACAGGAACTGCCGATGGTGAAAATCACAAGTAGAATCGCCACAAACTTAGCAATTCGCTTTTGAATCGCGGACAACAAAAGATAGTATTCGTTGCTCATGGTTCTATTGAACATATTCTTCATTTTGAATGCCCCCGCGACCCGATCTGGTCGCTCTTCCCTCTCTTAACATCGTTTCATTCCAAATAAAAAACAGGCGCACTATGCCGTACTCCATCCGGTCTCGCGTCTGCATTTATCGTCATGTCCTTGCCGGATGTCTTCACCGTCAATGATCATTCAATGAGATGTATCGCTTGCATTCCATTTGCTATTCATGATATCTCGGCATTTTTTTGTTGTCAATACATAAATCTATAAGGGTTGCTGACAAATGAGGTTCAACAGAATTCGCAAGGTTCATCATCGAAAACGAGGTCGATTTGATTTGATTCGGGGGGCCTGCGTTTCGATACAGCCCGAAACGGAGAAAAGGAAGAACATGCTTAAGGTTCATCACG
This window contains:
- a CDS encoding DNRLRE domain-containing protein is translated as MKNMFNRTMSNEYYLLLSAIQKRIAKFVAILLVIFTIGSSCVPVQRVYGNVYDFTEQTQDVENEEDDKVVYRTTEDEDFDVSAVDIKSEIVDLRSPNTKTFIKKDGTYIVAIYDEVIHYLSNGVYKDIDNTLIYDVESDSYANLANEIGIRFPNKLDSNKPIKLSLSDYDIEWEIEGAKRTSSTISTDVAPSEDIKQLTKISRSVFYDDVFVGVDIQYTVNSDSVKENIIVDRYITNFSLSFTYTTGKLLLVITDETNYAFVTSEGEEVFHFDPLVMYDSASNASDKVALVVQEVKKGEYSVTIIPDDEWMKTAVYPVTIDPIISSAVQSMSIYDTYVSEANPTTNYSTSDYIWISGTTSTAEYRGLLYFILPTSVMDKVITYSYLTLSRDTANYTAGRVIGLYANNTTFTSSTVTWNTKPSHSTSMTDFHVTDTNGKYIFDITSAVIAWQATGSTTTKGFTIKDKYDFGANNRVYSLGYDDVAGLKPVVEIGYIDPAGLKDFWTYSSQDVGLAGTGYVSDRTGYLTYVRDDIAFGTDKQSLSLSFAYNILARTTDVGYGKGWNINYNNKLGYDSTLALYYLTDYTGNKVYYHAQSSCDERINPALPEVDYCYLAEDGSGNVLVRAYAYGYFGNQYILTDDQVKYNFGTDYYLDSILDPATSLSLTIARNSSALDKVTQITDQSGNQIVITYSVAGVLESATLKVKQTNGSLRDLETVLYFDNDSISGFAPNVVQYRKNYLSSETMTTYDEVNYVYDTSYRLTGALIPSEEHIVYSFSATHKVATISSAYDTSAFGLVTYTYAQKITTITRDSGSEDPDDYVIYKFDDYGHTVNIIDSNSNTQFFHYINLFSDITTYNGIYTQSDGTPNYQNNHKLVSKSNPQLTNYNPIINSGFEYNTLSDGCDWELMIDAQGGASVEAEYLRDEEEALMGGYAGEINVGDSTDDVHLEQTVTLDIGAYSLIGFIKNETDSDVLVYASVTWQSIEEESDFIDNNGEWSDIGITFYVTAENTPVTISLFNHAYGHAYYDNFQIVEGFIDTRANMLDNPSFEVGDTSGNFAGWYTSFVQVDRVPISSFTDGIYEDILGDYGAIIDGSATEARWATAFMQQYADTTYLHQRGEMIVGGWAYSNGTPTTLSSGAYLDQNYRYFRIRVDFMSNVGQYGPETTGDLLVGRSYVNFDPSVIGWQYTYATIPVPEGYFRFVNLFIEYQGEGQVNFDGAQIFLESDSTNYEYNSQGQIERIITSTGDVTEYSYDDTLHFRKNPEQITMPDGTIVEVSSDNDNVVDQVGYNNVSSTPTYNSYGQVSSMRVGDEDDYFTTSTAFVHLSQYVGSTTDEFGKTTEYTNDYLTGLLTAIENAKGQDTHYIYNNDGTLSEVRSVGEYTDPESSTDAKVEYIYDTSDRLSYIILDTNFSYHITYDSQGRMETVYVNTQPLMTYTYEMDGTYYSGLMSTQTYGNGDIIKLIYNDLNQISQIQFANSTSPTNFVTRFGYEYDQFGRIAVYSVYRNGVIAGSEYYTYNSSNQLVHVTDESGNDTDYIYDDQGNLTSLHFDINDTESTTNYRYNECFLYDEEDVCTQISSLYDNTEYDTISGNDILKNYHYEVEGLYRLSYISLLIDSVEIQQKFTFVGNTTRVSKIEYDIIDITGTEYTYSYLYDELGNIIQVSYSEGTTLKTTNYYQYDELNQLVIEDYYVVGTGTYSTVYSYDSRGNRTSVYQYYTASNLAYRTTAPSVPGSSLVNNGSRSVIPYYNSIYPYTTVKSAEIGGDYPTLTFRYKDDSTGVYYTAETDIQSTNFDTLRKGFYTATYTAESPTYGIDVSFNVRFNVGHLATSTIAASASTTYQYSTGWLDQLASYVTMVGGNSVSHVLTYDGQGNPTQITNFKFNSTTYNYASLVWDGRQLASIVMIGSYGPLYKVDFEYNDQGYRTAKIKSSWVNYAWSQTERIDYELIDDKVVYETNGTYGLLFTYDYDGKIISFNGDLNVNDSTPGQEYFYLRNQQGDITTIVDESFAAIVKYRYDAYGNTTVVSDTSGGIVSFYNPYTYRGYRYDSDIGMYYLNSRYYNPQIGRFLNGDGLLGETGNILSTNMYTYCANNPVMYIDITGYIPSWLKLALVAVAVVAVVAVAIAAVGIGVVAAATVIYAVASNISEIVQTENFIDDNNDIGAMTSEEYSSVIADGNTIGLSEAEKLAYIRYLREYGDNAGSLCENWTEGQMLREFNYHDQAYYFFHDWLGISDNEFPSSNTKYVDFENPQTARTFIFRFFGNMIP